The proteins below come from a single Pristiophorus japonicus isolate sPriJap1 chromosome 18, sPriJap1.hap1, whole genome shotgun sequence genomic window:
- the LOC139228707 gene encoding procathepsin L-like yields the protein MKAALFLGSFLMVVLAVTATSQFDPVLTEGWEKWKVFHQKQDTGHEENARRMVWEKNFRFVGYHNLEYSMGKHTYDLQMNQFGDMTLEEFNERMNGFRLFKPRNSSDQLLRIPESVEIPKRVDWRDKGYVTPVKNQGSCGSCWAFSSTGALEGQTFKKTGKLISLSEQNLVDCSGPQGNQGCGGGWMENAFLYVHDNNGIDSEAGYPYTGTDDPCTYKASYKATNCTNYFFVTQGDEKALAKAVAKTGPISVAIDATHQSFQFYHSGVYYEPNCQTNIMSHAVLVVGYGRKSRLNYWIVKNSYSAQWGNKGYILMSRDRNNNCGIATHAVFPTI from the exons ATGAAGGCCGCCTTGTTTCTGGGCAGTTTCCTGATGGTGGTTCTGGCTGTCACTGCCACGTCACAGTTTGATCCAGTGCTGACTGAAGGCTGGGAGAAGTGGAAGGTGTTTCACCAGAAACAGGACACAGGG CATGAAGAAAATGCTCGGAGAATGGTGTGGGAGAAAAACTTCAGGTTTGTTGGATATCACAACCTGGAGTACTCGATGGGTAAACACACCTATGATCTTCAGATGAACCAGTTTGGGGACATG ACCTTGGAGGAGTTCAATGAGCGAATGAATGGATTCCGTCTGTTCAAACCAAGGAACTCATCTGATCAGCTTTTAAGGATTCCAGAATCGGTGGAGATTCCAAAGAGAGTCGATTGGCGCGATAAGGGTTACGTCACTCCGGTGAAGAACCAG GGAAGTTGCGGCTCATGCTGGGCGTTCAGTTCAACTGGAGCATTGGAGGGACAGACCTTTAAAAAAACAGGAAAACTCATCTCACTGAGCGAGCAGAACCTGGTCGATTGTTCGGGACCACAGGGGAATCAAGGATGTGGTGGTGGATGGATGGAAAATGCCTTCTTGTATGTACATGACAACAATGGGATTGACTCTGAGGCTGGATATCCCTACACTGGCACT GACGATCCCTGTACTTACAAGGCTAGCTACAAAGCTACCAATTGCACCAATTACTTTTTTGTTACCCAAGGCGATGAAAAGGCATTAGCTAAAGCTGTTGCCAAAACTGGACCCATATCTGTTGCTATCGATGCCACGCATCAGTCCTTTCAGTTCTACCATTCAG GCGTTTACTACGAGCCCAATTGCCAAACTAATATTATGAGTCACGCGGTTCTGGTTGTTGGATATGGAAGAAAATCGAGGTTGAATTACTGGATTGTTAAAAACAG CTATAGCGCTCAATGGGGAAACAAGGGATATATTCTTATGTCCAGAGACAGGAATAACAACTGTGGGATTGCGACACACGCAGTCTTCCCGACCATTTAA